One genomic segment of Ferrimonas sp. YFM includes these proteins:
- a CDS encoding succinate dehydrogenase iron-sulfur subunit, with the protein MSLQVSVYRYNPETDAKPSMQDYTLDLPEGKDMMVLDVLMMLKEQDPGLTFRRSCREGVCGSDGLNMNGKNGLACITPISAFNGKKLVIRPLPGMPVIRDLVVDLSLFYKQYEKVKPYLINDDKNPGREHLQSPEEREKLDGLYECILCACCSTACPSFWWNPDKFVGPSGLLHAYRFLVDSRDTATDERLAELDDAFSVFRCHGIMNCVNVCPKGLNPTKAIGHIKSMLLQRAV; encoded by the coding sequence ATGAGTTTGCAAGTTTCTGTCTACCGCTATAACCCGGAGACTGACGCCAAGCCCAGCATGCAGGATTACACCCTGGACCTGCCGGAAGGCAAGGACATGATGGTGCTGGACGTGCTGATGATGCTCAAGGAGCAGGATCCCGGCCTGACCTTCCGCCGCTCCTGCCGTGAAGGCGTGTGTGGCTCCGACGGCCTCAACATGAACGGTAAGAACGGCCTGGCCTGTATCACCCCCATCTCTGCCTTCAACGGCAAGAAGCTGGTGATTCGTCCGCTGCCCGGCATGCCGGTGATCCGCGACCTGGTGGTGGATCTCAGCCTGTTCTACAAGCAGTACGAGAAGGTGAAGCCCTACCTTATCAATGACGATAAGAACCCGGGCCGCGAGCACCTGCAATCCCCGGAAGAGCGTGAAAAGCTCGATGGACTGTATGAGTGCATCCTGTGCGCCTGCTGCTCCACCGCCTGCCCCTCCTTCTGGTGGAACCCGGACAAGTTTGTCGGCCCCAGTGGCCTGTTGCACGCCTACCGCTTCCTGGTGGACAGCCGCGACACCGCCACCGACGAACGCCTGGCAGAGCTGGACGACGCCTTCAGCGTGTTCCGTTGCCACGGCATCATGAACTGCGTGAACGTTTGCCCCAAGGGTCTGAACCCCACCAAGGCGATCGGTCACATCAAGTCAATGTTGCTGCAACGGGCGGTGTAA
- the sucA gene encoding 2-oxoglutarate dehydrogenase E1 component, whose translation MQQGSLQDWLDSSHLAGANASYIEELYELYLDEPEEVSQQWRDIFDRLPTNGAGQEANHRRIQDYFRQVAMEQTSSVKTAVDPELTAKQVKVLQIINAYRFRGHQAADLDPLGLWKRDPVPELTPEFHGLTDTDMEREFNIGSYASASGDTMKLSKLLDALKATYCGSIGAEYMHITSTEEKRWIQQRLEPTSGKASFDSEHKKRILAGLNAAEGLEKYLGAKFPGAKRFSLEGGDALIPMMRELIYRAGHHDTKEVVVGMAHRGRLNVLVNVLGKKPQDLFDEFAGKHDETLGSGDVKYHQGFSSDFATPNGNVHLALAFNPSHLEIVNPVVMGSVRARMDRLGCENGQKVMPVTIHGDSAIAGQGVVQETFNMSKTRGFSVGGSVRVVVNNQVGFTTSNPEDTRSTEYCTDIAKMVQAPIFHVNADDPEAVAFVAQLAVDYRYEFGRDVVIDLICYRRHGHNEADEPNATQPLMYQKIKKHPTPRKVYADRLIDSQVMSPEEVTEQINAYRELLDQGECVVPEWRTMEAHSVDWSPFLGHDWDSEYQSQVPMPELTELAKAICDVPESHKLQSRVAKTYKDRQLMAAGEKPLDWGMAETLAYATLLDKGTRIRLTGQDSGRGTFFHRHAVLHNQEDATTYMPLRHLRDDQGTIEIYDSVLSEEAVLAFEYGYATAEPATLTMWEAQFGDFANGAQVVIDQFLSSGEQKWGRLCGLTMLLPHGYEGQGPEHSSARLERFLQMCADHNMQVCVPSTPAQVYHMLRRQSVRPMRRPLVVMSPKSLLRHPLAVSDLEELANGTFQNVIGELDDLDPKAVNRVVFCSGKVYFDLLEKRRRNEITDVALVRVEQLYPFPHEEMARVLEAYQHVTDFVWCQEEPQNQGAWYSSQHHFWQAIPSGANLTYAGRQASAAPAVGYPSVHNKQQQALVNAALNIEE comes from the coding sequence ATGCAACAAGGCTCACTGCAGGACTGGCTGGACAGCTCCCATCTAGCCGGTGCCAACGCAAGTTACATCGAAGAGCTGTACGAACTCTACCTGGACGAACCAGAAGAGGTATCGCAACAGTGGCGTGACATCTTCGACCGGTTGCCCACCAACGGAGCGGGCCAGGAGGCGAATCACCGTCGCATCCAGGACTACTTCCGTCAGGTAGCCATGGAGCAGACCAGTTCGGTGAAGACCGCCGTCGACCCTGAACTGACCGCAAAGCAGGTTAAGGTCCTGCAGATCATCAACGCATACCGCTTCCGTGGCCATCAGGCCGCCGACCTGGATCCCCTGGGTCTGTGGAAGCGTGACCCTGTCCCCGAACTGACCCCAGAATTCCACGGTCTCACCGACACCGACATGGAGCGCGAATTCAACATCGGCTCCTACGCCTCGGCCAGCGGTGACACCATGAAGCTGTCCAAGTTGCTGGACGCACTGAAGGCCACCTATTGTGGGTCCATCGGTGCCGAGTACATGCACATCACCTCCACCGAGGAGAAGCGATGGATTCAGCAGCGCCTGGAGCCCACCTCCGGCAAAGCCAGCTTCGACAGCGAACACAAGAAACGGATCCTGGCTGGCCTCAACGCCGCCGAAGGCCTGGAGAAATACCTGGGGGCCAAGTTCCCCGGCGCCAAACGCTTCTCCCTGGAGGGCGGTGATGCCCTGATCCCCATGATGCGCGAGCTCATCTACCGCGCCGGTCACCACGACACCAAAGAGGTGGTGGTGGGCATGGCGCACCGCGGCCGCCTCAACGTGCTGGTGAACGTACTGGGCAAGAAGCCCCAGGATCTGTTCGACGAGTTCGCCGGCAAGCACGACGAGACCCTGGGCAGTGGTGACGTGAAGTACCACCAGGGCTTCTCCTCCGACTTCGCCACTCCCAACGGCAACGTTCACCTGGCTCTGGCCTTCAACCCCTCTCACCTGGAGATCGTGAATCCGGTGGTGATGGGCTCGGTGCGCGCCCGTATGGACCGCCTCGGCTGTGAGAACGGCCAGAAGGTGATGCCGGTGACCATCCATGGCGACTCCGCCATCGCCGGTCAGGGTGTGGTGCAGGAAACCTTCAACATGTCCAAGACCCGCGGCTTCAGCGTAGGCGGCAGTGTGCGGGTAGTGGTCAACAACCAGGTGGGCTTTACCACCTCCAACCCGGAAGACACCCGCTCCACCGAGTACTGCACCGACATCGCCAAGATGGTGCAGGCCCCCATCTTCCACGTGAATGCGGACGACCCTGAAGCGGTGGCCTTCGTGGCGCAACTGGCGGTGGACTACCGCTATGAGTTTGGCCGCGACGTGGTGATTGATCTCATCTGCTACCGTCGACACGGTCACAACGAGGCGGATGAGCCCAATGCCACCCAGCCTCTGATGTACCAGAAGATCAAGAAGCACCCGACGCCACGCAAGGTGTACGCCGATCGCCTCATCGACAGCCAGGTGATGAGCCCGGAAGAGGTCACCGAGCAGATCAACGCCTACCGTGAACTGCTGGACCAGGGTGAGTGCGTGGTGCCCGAGTGGCGCACCATGGAAGCCCACTCCGTCGACTGGAGTCCCTTCCTGGGCCACGACTGGGACTCTGAGTACCAGTCCCAGGTGCCCATGCCGGAACTGACCGAACTGGCCAAGGCCATTTGTGATGTGCCCGAGTCCCACAAGCTGCAATCCCGGGTGGCCAAAACCTACAAGGATCGCCAGCTGATGGCGGCCGGTGAGAAGCCCCTGGATTGGGGTATGGCCGAGACCCTGGCCTACGCCACCCTGTTGGACAAAGGCACCCGAATCCGCCTGACCGGTCAGGATTCAGGCCGGGGCACCTTCTTCCACCGCCATGCGGTGCTGCACAACCAGGAGGATGCCACCACCTACATGCCGCTGCGCCACCTGCGCGATGACCAGGGCACCATTGAGATCTACGACTCGGTGCTCTCCGAGGAGGCGGTGCTGGCATTCGAATATGGCTACGCCACTGCCGAGCCGGCCACCCTGACCATGTGGGAAGCCCAGTTTGGCGACTTCGCCAACGGTGCCCAGGTGGTGATTGACCAGTTCTTAAGCTCAGGTGAGCAGAAGTGGGGCCGCCTGTGTGGCCTGACCATGCTGCTGCCACACGGCTATGAGGGCCAGGGACCGGAGCACTCCTCCGCCCGACTGGAGCGTTTCCTGCAGATGTGTGCCGACCACAACATGCAGGTGTGCGTGCCCTCGACGCCGGCCCAGGTGTACCACATGCTGCGCCGTCAGAGCGTGCGCCCCATGCGCCGCCCCCTGGTGGTGATGTCGCCCAAGTCTCTGCTGCGCCATCCTCTGGCGGTGAGCGACCTGGAGGAGCTGGCCAACGGCACCTTCCAGAACGTCATCGGCGAACTGGATGATCTGGATCCCAAGGCGGTGAACCGGGTGGTGTTCTGCTCCGGTAAGGTCTACTTCGACCTGCTGGAGAAGCGCCGTCGCAATGAGATTACCGACGTGGCCCTGGTTCGGGTCGAGCAGCTCTATCCCTTCCCCCATGAAGAGATGGCCAGGGTGCTCGAGGCTTATCAGCACGTGACCGATTTCGTCTGGTGCCAGGAGGAACCCCAGAACCAGGGGGCCTGGTACTCCAGTCAGCACCATTTCTGGCAGGCGATCCCCTCCGGGGCAAACCTGACTTACGCGGGCCGCCAGGCCTCCGCGGCACCGGCGGTGGGGTACCCCTCTGTCCATAACAAACAACAACAGGCGCTGGTGAATGCCGCCCTGAATATTGAAGAATAA
- the sdhA gene encoding succinate dehydrogenase flavoprotein subunit: MSIPVREFDAIVIGAGGAGMRAALQISQEGKSCALLSKVFPTRSHTVSAQGGITVALGNAHEDNWEWHMYDTVKGSDYIGDQDAIEYMCKTGPEAIIEMENMGLPFSRFDNGKVYQRPFGGQSKNFGGEQAARTAAAADRTGHALLHCLYQQNVKNKTEVYSEWYALDLVKNQDGAVVGATAIDIETGEIVFFKAKATVLATGGAGRIYASTTNAHINTGDGVGMALRAGVPVQDMEMWQFHPTGIAGAGVLVTEGCRGEGGYLLNKDGERFMERYAPNAKDLAGRDVVARSIMTEIREGRGCDGPWGPHAKLKLDHLGEEVLESRLPGICELSRTFAHVDPVKEPIPVIPTCHYMMGGVPTNVNGQVIGLGDKPVQGLFAVGEIACVSVHGANRLGGNSLLDLVVFGRAAGKHLGETLAAQTEARDASESDIDASLARLNRWESNQSGEDPNQIRKDLQNCMQLNFSVFRQGDAMAEGLKELKTIKARLENAKLNDRSKAFNTNRIECLELDNLMETALATAEAANFRTESRGAHSREDFTERDDGNWLCHSLYDPITGEMSKRDVNMTPKLREAFPPKKRTY; encoded by the coding sequence GTGAGTATTCCAGTACGCGAATTTGACGCTATCGTCATTGGTGCCGGCGGCGCAGGCATGCGCGCAGCACTGCAGATTTCTCAGGAGGGCAAATCCTGTGCCCTGCTGTCCAAAGTATTTCCGACCCGTTCCCACACCGTGTCCGCCCAGGGTGGCATCACGGTGGCGCTGGGCAATGCCCACGAAGACAACTGGGAATGGCACATGTACGACACCGTCAAGGGTTCCGACTACATCGGAGACCAGGACGCCATCGAGTACATGTGTAAGACCGGTCCTGAAGCCATCATCGAGATGGAGAACATGGGCCTGCCTTTCAGCCGTTTCGACAATGGCAAGGTGTACCAGCGCCCCTTCGGCGGCCAATCCAAGAACTTCGGTGGTGAGCAGGCGGCCCGCACCGCAGCCGCAGCGGACCGTACCGGCCACGCCCTGCTGCACTGTCTGTACCAGCAGAACGTCAAGAACAAGACCGAAGTCTACTCCGAGTGGTACGCCCTGGATCTGGTGAAGAACCAAGACGGTGCCGTGGTCGGTGCCACCGCCATCGACATCGAAACCGGTGAGATTGTGTTCTTCAAGGCCAAGGCCACCGTGCTGGCCACCGGCGGCGCCGGTCGCATCTACGCTTCCACCACCAACGCCCACATCAACACCGGTGACGGTGTCGGCATGGCCCTGCGTGCCGGTGTTCCGGTTCAGGACATGGAGATGTGGCAGTTCCACCCCACCGGCATCGCCGGCGCCGGGGTACTGGTGACCGAAGGGTGTCGTGGTGAAGGCGGCTATCTGCTGAATAAAGATGGTGAGCGCTTCATGGAGCGTTACGCCCCCAACGCCAAGGACCTGGCCGGACGTGACGTGGTGGCCCGTTCCATCATGACCGAGATCCGTGAAGGCCGAGGCTGTGACGGCCCCTGGGGTCCACACGCCAAGCTGAAGCTGGACCACCTGGGTGAAGAGGTACTGGAGTCCCGTCTGCCGGGCATCTGTGAACTGTCCCGTACCTTCGCTCACGTTGATCCTGTGAAGGAGCCGATTCCGGTGATTCCGACCTGTCACTACATGATGGGCGGGGTACCCACCAACGTGAACGGCCAGGTGATCGGCCTGGGCGACAAGCCGGTTCAGGGTCTGTTTGCCGTGGGTGAGATCGCCTGCGTATCGGTACATGGTGCCAACCGCCTGGGCGGCAACTCCCTGCTGGATCTGGTGGTCTTTGGTCGCGCGGCCGGTAAGCACCTGGGTGAAACCCTGGCGGCTCAGACCGAAGCACGCGATGCGTCCGAGTCCGACATCGATGCCTCCCTGGCGCGCCTCAACCGTTGGGAGAGCAACCAGAGCGGCGAGGATCCCAACCAGATCCGCAAGGACCTGCAGAACTGCATGCAGCTCAACTTCTCCGTATTCCGTCAGGGCGACGCCATGGCGGAAGGCCTCAAGGAGCTCAAGACCATCAAGGCCCGTCTGGAGAACGCCAAGCTCAACGATCGCTCCAAGGCGTTCAACACCAACCGCATCGAGTGCCTGGAACTGGACAACCTGATGGAAACCGCGCTGGCCACTGCCGAGGCGGCCAACTTCCGCACCGAGAGCCGCGGCGCCCACTCCCGTGAAGATTTCACCGAGCGGGATGACGGCAACTGGCTGTGCCACTCCCTGTATGACCCCATCACAGGTGAGATGTCCAAGCGCGATGTGAACATGACGCCCAAGCTGCGGGAAGCCTTCCCGCCCAAGAAGCGTACCTACTAA
- a CDS encoding HAD-IA family hydrolase, with amino-acid sequence MSQCDLVIFDWDGTLMDSVDRIVDSWQRACSELSMAVNCAESVRSIIGLSIESAIDTLVPDMAPERVEPFIQAYRSWYLERSDVPTPLFDGAEALLHELKGQGYQLAVATGKGRQGLERVLDVSGLRPLFDASRTPSEAASKPHPDMILQLCGELNCQPGRAVMVGDALFDLEMANRAGAIGVGVSYGAGSVDVLRSASPKGIIHHPMELLELL; translated from the coding sequence ATGAGCCAGTGCGATCTGGTGATCTTCGATTGGGACGGCACCCTGATGGATTCGGTGGACCGCATCGTCGACAGCTGGCAGCGCGCCTGCAGTGAGCTGTCCATGGCGGTGAACTGTGCCGAGTCGGTCCGCTCCATCATCGGCCTCTCCATCGAGTCCGCCATCGACACCCTGGTGCCGGATATGGCGCCTGAGCGGGTGGAGCCCTTTATCCAGGCTTATCGCAGCTGGTACCTGGAGCGCTCCGATGTGCCTACGCCCCTGTTTGACGGTGCCGAGGCGCTGCTGCATGAACTCAAGGGGCAGGGCTATCAGTTGGCGGTGGCCACAGGTAAGGGGCGCCAGGGCCTGGAGCGGGTGCTGGATGTGTCTGGACTGCGACCTCTGTTCGACGCCAGCCGTACCCCCAGCGAGGCGGCCTCCAAGCCTCACCCTGACATGATCCTGCAGTTGTGCGGCGAGCTCAATTGCCAGCCGGGCAGGGCGGTGATGGTTGGGGATGCCCTGTTCGATCTGGAGATGGCCAACCGCGCCGGTGCCATCGGCGTGGGGGTTTCTTACGGTGCGGGCTCTGTTGATGTTCTTCGTTCCGCCTCGCCTAAGGGGATCATCCATCACCCCATGGAGCTGCTTGAACTGCTCTGA
- the sdhD gene encoding succinate dehydrogenase, hydrophobic membrane anchor protein has translation MVKNAATFGRSGVQDFVLIRASALVMLAYVLFLVGYLVTSPSLTFDTWQGLFASVGMKVFTLLALFSVLIHGWIGMWQVATDYIKPAKLRAFILFAINVVLLAYLATGVVILWGV, from the coding sequence ATGGTAAAGAATGCCGCGACATTTGGACGCAGCGGCGTCCAGGATTTCGTTCTGATTCGAGCCAGCGCCCTGGTGATGTTGGCCTACGTTCTGTTTCTGGTGGGTTACCTGGTGACCTCCCCCTCACTGACGTTTGACACCTGGCAGGGGCTGTTCGCTTCTGTGGGCATGAAAGTTTTCACCCTTTTGGCGCTGTTCAGCGTATTGATTCACGGGTGGATTGGTATGTGGCAGGTGGCCACCGACTACATCAAGCCCGCCAAGCTTCGTGCTTTTATCCTGTTTGCGATCAACGTTGTCCTGCTGGCCTACCTGGCCACCGGTGTTGTTATTCTGTGGGGTGTGTAA
- the rluC gene encoding 23S rRNA pseudouridine(955/2504/2580) synthase RluC, with product MTDSSQSNSPKVQWVTVEPDYEGQRIDNFLRTFLKGVPKSLIYRLLRKGEVRVNKKRIKPEYKLQAGDQLRIAPIRVSEKSQQDNLPSAKLTKVAQLEECIVYEDKLILVINKPSGIAVHGGSGVNFGVIEALRALRPKEKNLELVHRLDRATSGLLMLAKRRSALKHMQDQLRSKTMKKQYLALVKGKWQDRDRVVNEPLLKNTLNSGERMVRVSGEGKPSETRFRVLERFGSDATLVEASPITGRTHQIRVHTQCKGHPIACDDRYGDDGFDRTMKGKGLNRLFLHAHKLRFLHPGEEVTMELEAPLEPKLQKLIKQMKSEGGA from the coding sequence ATGACTGATTCATCACAGAGTAATTCACCCAAGGTGCAATGGGTGACCGTGGAGCCCGACTACGAGGGCCAGCGGATTGATAACTTTTTGCGCACTTTCCTCAAAGGGGTTCCTAAAAGTCTTATTTATCGACTGCTTCGCAAAGGTGAGGTCCGGGTCAACAAGAAACGGATCAAGCCCGAGTACAAGTTGCAGGCCGGTGACCAGCTGCGGATCGCCCCCATTCGAGTATCTGAAAAGTCTCAGCAGGACAATCTGCCCTCGGCCAAGCTCACCAAGGTGGCTCAGCTGGAGGAGTGCATCGTCTATGAGGACAAGTTGATCCTGGTGATCAACAAACCCTCCGGCATTGCGGTGCACGGTGGCAGCGGTGTGAACTTCGGCGTCATCGAAGCCCTGCGGGCATTGCGGCCCAAGGAGAAGAACCTGGAGCTGGTGCATCGGCTGGACCGGGCCACCTCAGGCCTGCTGATGCTGGCCAAGCGCCGCAGCGCCCTCAAGCATATGCAGGACCAGCTGCGCAGCAAGACCATGAAGAAGCAGTACCTGGCGCTGGTGAAGGGCAAATGGCAGGACAGAGACCGGGTGGTCAATGAGCCGCTGCTGAAGAACACCCTCAACTCCGGTGAGCGCATGGTGCGGGTCAGCGGCGAAGGCAAGCCGTCTGAGACCCGTTTCCGGGTGCTGGAGCGCTTTGGCTCAGACGCCACCTTGGTGGAGGCCAGCCCCATCACCGGCCGTACCCACCAGATTCGGGTGCACACCCAGTGCAAGGGCCACCCCATCGCCTGTGACGACCGCTACGGTGACGACGGCTTCGACCGCACCATGAAGGGCAAGGGGCTGAACCGTTTGTTCCTCCATGCCCATAAGCTGCGCTTCCTCCATCCGGGGGAGGAGGTCACCATGGAGCTGGAAGCGCCTCTGGAGCCCAAGCTGCAGAAGCTGATCAAGCAGATGAAGTCTGAGGGGGGCGCATGA
- a CDS encoding citrate synthase, with protein MAESKATLQVPGQEAVELPIKQGTAGHDVIDISSLGKHGYFTFDPGFMATASCESAITYIDGAKGVLLHRGYPIDQLATRSSYIEVCYLLLFGELPSKAQLEKFEKTVTYHTMVHEQISTFFKGFRRDAHPMAILCGVVGALSAFYHDSLDVNDPKHREICAYRLISKMPTLAAMAYKFNLGQPFVYPRNDLSFAGNFLHMMFSVPCEDYQVNPVVERAMDRIFILHADHEQNASTSTVRLAGSSGANPFACVSAGVASLWGPAHGGANEACLEMLAEIGTVDRIPEFIARAKDKEDPFRLMGFGHRVYKNFDPRATVMRETCHEVLKELDINDPLLDVAMELERIALEDPYFVEKKLYPNVDFYSGIIMKAIGIPTSMFTVIFALSRTVGWIAHWQEMLSQPGHKIGRPRQLYTGAEKRDYAELSDRD; from the coding sequence ATGGCTGAATCTAAAGCCACACTCCAGGTTCCAGGCCAGGAAGCGGTGGAACTGCCTATCAAACAGGGCACCGCAGGCCATGATGTAATCGACATCAGCTCGCTGGGCAAGCATGGGTACTTCACTTTCGACCCGGGCTTTATGGCAACCGCTTCCTGTGAGTCTGCGATCACGTACATCGATGGCGCCAAGGGCGTGCTGCTGCACCGCGGCTACCCCATAGACCAACTGGCCACCCGCTCCAGTTATATAGAAGTCTGCTATCTATTGCTGTTCGGTGAGCTGCCCAGCAAGGCGCAGCTGGAGAAGTTCGAAAAAACAGTGACCTACCACACCATGGTCCACGAGCAGATCTCCACCTTCTTTAAAGGTTTCCGTCGCGATGCCCATCCCATGGCGATCCTCTGTGGTGTGGTTGGCGCTCTGTCCGCCTTCTACCACGACTCCCTGGATGTGAACGACCCCAAACACCGTGAGATCTGCGCCTACCGCCTGATCTCCAAGATGCCGACCCTGGCGGCCATGGCCTACAAGTTCAACCTTGGCCAGCCATTCGTGTATCCACGCAACGACCTCTCCTTCGCCGGTAACTTCCTGCACATGATGTTCTCTGTGCCCTGTGAAGATTACCAGGTGAACCCTGTGGTGGAACGCGCCATGGACCGCATCTTCATTCTGCATGCGGACCACGAGCAGAACGCCTCCACCTCCACGGTGCGACTGGCCGGCTCCTCCGGTGCCAACCCCTTCGCCTGTGTGTCGGCCGGTGTGGCCTCCCTGTGGGGACCCGCCCACGGCGGCGCCAACGAAGCCTGCCTGGAGATGCTGGCGGAGATCGGTACCGTTGACCGTATCCCTGAGTTCATCGCCCGTGCCAAGGACAAGGAGGACCCGTTCCGCCTGATGGGCTTCGGCCACCGGGTGTACAAGAACTTCGACCCCCGCGCTACCGTGATGCGCGAAACCTGTCACGAAGTGCTGAAAGAGCTGGACATCAATGATCCGCTGCTGGACGTGGCCATGGAGCTGGAGCGCATTGCGCTGGAAGACCCCTACTTCGTCGAGAAGAAGCTCTACCCCAACGTCGACTTCTACTCCGGCATCATCATGAAGGCCATCGGTATTCCGACCTCCATGTTCACCGTGATCTTCGCCCTGTCCCGTACCGTGGGCTGGATTGCCCACTGGCAGGAGATGCTGAGCCAGCCAGGCCACAAGATTGGTCGTCCTCGCCAGCTCTACACAGGTGCCGAAAAGCGCGATTACGCCGAGCTGTCTGACAGAGACTAA
- the sdhC gene encoding succinate dehydrogenase cytochrome b556 subunit, protein MNKQRPVYLDLSQIQFPATAIASILHRVSGVITFVALAILLWLLATSLSSAQGFAQVQSYFQTFFVKFIVWGILTALAYHAIGGIRHLFQDLGHFEEMESGNASAKVSFAITLVVSVLAGVWLW, encoded by the coding sequence GTGAATAAGCAAAGACCTGTGTACCTGGATTTGAGTCAGATCCAGTTTCCCGCCACGGCGATTGCGTCGATTTTGCATCGCGTCAGTGGTGTCATCACCTTCGTCGCCCTCGCCATCCTGCTATGGCTACTGGCCACGTCCCTGAGCAGTGCTCAAGGATTTGCCCAGGTTCAATCCTACTTCCAGACGTTTTTCGTCAAATTCATCGTATGGGGAATCCTCACCGCACTGGCGTATCATGCCATCGGCGGCATTCGTCACCTGTTCCAGGACCTGGGACACTTTGAAGAGATGGAGTCCGGTAACGCGTCCGCCAAGGTCAGCTTTGCCATTACTCTGGTGGTATCCGTTCTGGCAGGAGTCTGGTTATGGTAA